In Vigna angularis cultivar LongXiaoDou No.4 chromosome 8, ASM1680809v1, whole genome shotgun sequence, one DNA window encodes the following:
- the LOC108345310 gene encoding transcription factor bHLH118, whose protein sequence is MFPFQRGNELVIQFSNSPHHHQQHEISQDLILDDYASLDDNLSGKNFSRAQSENLFYEPNKKNHDSNEHMKKMIHKEIERQRRQEMATCYASLRSLLPLQFIKGKRSISDHMNEAVNYIKHMQNNIKELVAKRDELKKLSSHSNMENSHEGLHTSCNFTVHESNDVIGIEITSGFIEERPKVSKLLQLLIQEGLEVVSCLSSEVNGRLLHSVQCEVNSSNCLDLSELRRKISKAFPAFRCSD, encoded by the exons ATGTTTCCTTTCCAACGAGGCAATGAGCTGGTTATCCAGTTTTCTAATAGTCCCCACCACCACCAGCAACACGAAATCTCCCAAGATCTGATTCTGGATGATTATGCTTCACTGGATGATAATCTTTCTGGGAAAAACTTCTCCAGAGCCCAATCAGAGAATCTCTTCTATGAGCCAAATAAAAAGAATCATGACTCTAACGAACAtatgaagaagatgattcaCAAGGAGATCGAAAGGCAAAGGAGACAAGAAATGGCTACCTGCTATGCCTCTCTCAGATCCCTTCTCCCTCTTCAGTTCATCAAG gGAAAGCGTTCAATATCTGACCACATGAACGAGGCAGTGAATTACATAAAGCACATGCAGAACAATATCAAAGAGCTTGTTGCCAAGAGAGATGAACTGAAGAAACTTTCCAGCCACAGCAATATGGAAAATAGCCATGAGGGTTTGCATACATCTTGCAACTTTACTGTCCATGAGAGTAATGATGTCATAGGAATCGAAATCACCAGTGGCTTCATTGAGGAAAGGCCTAAAGTTTCAAAGTTACTGCAGCTACTGATTCAAGAAGGTCTTGAAGTTGTTAGTTGCCTTTCATCCGAAGTCAATGGTAGATTGCTCCACAGTGTGCAGTGTGAG GTAAACAGTTCCAACTGTTTAGATCTATCTGAGCTGAGAAGGAAAATTTCCAAAGCATTTCCAGCATTTAGATGTTCTGACTAA
- the LOC108344646 gene encoding receptor-like serine/threonine-protein kinase At4g25390: MPSRQLSTSSDTPPHHHHHHFFIPLLAVTLSAFSLLLLFLFLCLHRTLTRKRAAHPPPPPPSSSPPHRLSFSVLRRATNSFSSRLGHGGFGPVFAGTLAGVPVAVKLMDSASSHQGEREFHNELFFASKLLSPHVITATHFSSDPKRRRFLLVYELMQNGNLQDALLHRKCPELSNWNTRFSIILNIAKGIHFLHSCDPPVIHGDIKPSNVLLDRDFSPRIGDFGLARLSSEPPRFEIEVLECGSVNNDEEKRRVKEEEVEDCGSVASTHSVFMEESSLGVEQSPSPETAAMMAMTSPETGLAVAGASPGFEKEDAKKMNGKGLKSNSVRDWWWKHENDVGSGESKKVKDYVMEWIGRDVNKERVKGGIDCGDVEMGKEEAKKKKKKKRRVKEMEWWESMEEENFDGVVKGKRKTVRDWWKDECFEENENKDKKKKKKRKGGGVKNDNIENGDDWWVSDDALDKRKGKSRSRNNRGNMDWWMDGLSGELWRGRRNNSFDSASGEIPKSGGVSSTPSMRGTVCYVAPECGYGGDVTEKSDVYSFGVLLLVIISGRRPLQVSGSPLSEFQRANLLSWARHCARNGKLLELVDESLQLLDKEQALLCIKVALLCLQKSPIRRPSLKEVVGMLSGVLEPPQLPVEYSPSTPSRYPFKSRRKGR; encoded by the coding sequence ATGCCATCCCGACAACTCTCCACCTCATCAGACACACCgccacatcatcatcaccaCCACTTTTTCATACCTCTCCTCGCCGTCACCCTCTCAGCCTTCtccctcctccttctcttcctcttcctctgccTCCACCGTACCCTCACCCGCAAACGCGCCGCccaccctcctcctcctcctccttcctCTTCCCCCCCGCACCGCCTCTCCTTCTCCGTCCTCCGCCGCGCCACCAATTCCTTCTCCTCCCGCCTCGGCCACGGCGGCTTTGGTCCCGTATTCGCCGGCACCCTCGCCGGTGTCCCCGTCGCCGTCAAGCTCATGGACTCTGCCTCCTCCCACCAGGGAGAGCGGGAGTTCCACAACGAGCTCTTTTTCGCATCCAAGCTCCTCTCTCCCCACGTCATCACCGCCACGCACTTCTCCTCTGACCCCAAACGACGCCGCTTCCTCTTGGTCTACGAGCTCATGCAAAACGGTAACCTCCAAGACGCGCTTTTGCACCGCAAGTGCCCCGAACTCTCGAACTGGAACACCCGCTTCTCAATCATTCTCAACATAGCAAAAGGAATTCACTTTCTCCACTCCTGTGACCCCCCTGTTATCCACGGCGACATAAAGCCGAGTAACGTTTTGCTTGATAGGGATTTCTCTCCCAGAATTGGCGACTTCGGGTTAGCGAGGCTGAGCTCGGAGCCTCCGAGGTTTGAAATTGAGGTGCTGGAGTGTGGTAGTGTTAATAATGATGAAGAGAAGCGGagggtgaaggaggaggaggttGAGGATTGCGGGTCGGTGGCGAGTACTCACAGTGTTTTTATGGAAGAAAGTAGCTTGGGGGTGGAGCAATCTCCTTCGCCAGAGACTGCGGCGATGATGGCGATGACTTCGCCAGAGACGGGTTTGGCGGTGGCAGGGGCGTCGCCGGGGTTTGAGAAGGAGGATGCGAAGAAGATGAACGGGAAAGGGTTGAAGAGTAATTCGGTGAGGGATTGGTGGTGGAAGCATGAGAATGACGTTGGGAGTGGGGAGAGTAAGAAGGTTAAGGATTATGTGATGGAGTGGATTGGAAGGGATGTGAATAAGGAGAGGGTGAAGGGTGGAATTGACTGTGGGGATGTGGAGATGGGAAAGGAGGAggccaagaagaagaagaagaagaagagaagggtGAAGGAAATGGAATGGTGGGAGTCAATGGAAGAGGAGAACTTTGACGGGGTTGTGAAGGGGAAGAGAAAGACCGTGAGGGATTGGTGGAAAGATGAGTGTTTTGAGGAGAACGAAAATAAggataagaagaagaagaagaagaggaagggtGGGGGTGTAAAGAATGATAATATTGAGAATGGTGATGATTGGTGGGTGAGTGATGATGCATTGGATAAGAGGAAGGGAAAGAGTAGGAGCAGAAACAACCGTGGGAACATGGATTGGTGGATGGATGGATTGAGTGGTGAGTTATGGAGAGGAAGGAGGAATAACAGCTTTGATTCTGCAAGTGGGGAGATTCCAAAGAGTGGTGGTGTTAGCAGTACTCCTAGTATGAGGGGAACTGTGTGTTATGTGGCTCCTGAGTGTGGCTATGGTGGGGATGTGACAGAGAAGTCTGATGTGTATAGTTTTGGGGTATTGTTGCTTGTCATAATTTCTGGGCGGCGACCACTTCAAGTGAGTGGTTCGCCTTTGTCTGAGTTTCAGAGAGCGAATCTACTTTCCTGGGCACGCCATTGTGCACGAAATGGGAAGCTTTTAGAGTTGGTTGATGAGTCTCTGCAGTTGTTGGATAAAGAGCAGGCTCTTCTCTGCATCAAGGTGGCTTTGCTTTGTCTGCAGAAGTCACCTATTCGTCGTCCTTCATTGAAGGAGGTTGTGGGAATGCTCAGTGGGGTGTTGGAACCACCCCAATTGCCTGTTGAGTACTCTCCTTCAACCCCTTCTCGCTACCCTTTCAAGTCTAGGAGAAAAGGAAGGTAA
- the LOC108343853 gene encoding glycosylinositol phosphorylceramide mannosyl transferase 1, with amino-acid sequence MSTSVQIRDAGIAADAVDGFNSPAKQKAASRSAYGNRPLLSLRRAKQFLGAAKFKLFLALFALSAVVLITARLSSWMGWHLHNPSSVTSRASYTVLINTWRQKSLLKQTVAHYASCRSADAMHVVWTESEQPSERLKTYLNKIVVSKSQKAHKQNFRFDITADYESNSRFRPIKDLKTDAIFSVDDNVIVPCSTLDFAFSVWQSAPSTMVGFVPRMHWLDKEQNNVAYYRYGGWWSVWWMGTYSMVLSKAAFFHRKYLDLYTQEMSPSIQGYVSRERTCEDIAMSFLVSNATGAPPIWVKGKIYEIGASGISRLRGHSPRRNRCLNDLISLYKTSPLVLTNVKAVSARNEWLW; translated from the exons ATGTCCACCTCCGTTCAGATTCGCGACGCCGGCATCGCCGCGGACGCAGTCGACGGCTTTAACTCTCCGGCGAAGCAGAAAGCGGCCAGCCGAAGTGCCTATGGCAACCGCCCCCTTCTCTCCCTCCGCCGAGCCAAACAGTTCCTCGGTGCTGCCAAGTTCAAGCTCTTCTTAGCGTTGTTTGCTCTCTCCGCCGTCGTTTTGATCACCGCCAGACTCAGTTCGTGGATGGGTTGGCACCTTCACAACCCTTCTTCGGTTACTTCAAg GGCTAGCTATACTGTGCTTATAAACACTTGGAGGCAAAAATCTCTTCTGAAACAAACTGTTGCTCATTATGCATCCTGTCGAAGTGCCGATGCAATGCATGTGGTGTGGACTGAAAGTGAGCAACCATCTGAGAGGCTGAAAACATATCTTAATAAGATTGTGGTTTCGAAGTCTCAGAAAGCTCACAAACAAAACTTTAGATTTGACATCACTGCAGATTATGAGTCAAACAGCAGGTTTAGGCCAATTAAGGACCTCAAGACTGACGCAATTTTCTCAGTTGATGATAATGTGATTGTTCCATGCTCTACTCTAGATTTTGCTTTCTCTGTCTGGCAAAGTGCACCTTCCACAATGGTGGGATTTGTTCCTCGAATGCACTGGCTGGATAAGGAG CAAAATAATGTTGCATATTACAGGTATGGAGGATGGTGGTCTGTTTGGTGGATGGGCACTTATAGCATGGTTCTCTCAAAGGCTGCATTCTTTCACAGGAAATACTTGGATTTATATACTCAAGAGATGTCTCCATCAATTCAGGGCTATGTTTCCAGGGAGAG AACTTGTGAAGACATTGCAATGTCCTTTCTCGTTTCCAATGCTACAGGTGCTCCTCCAATATGGGTGAAAG GCAAAATCTATGAGATTGGTGCGTCGGGTATTAGCAGACTGAGAGGGCATAGCCCCAGGAGAAACAGATGTCTCAATGACTTGATATCGCTTTACAAAACTTCTCCACTTGTGTTAACTAATGTGAAAGCAGTTAGTGCTAGAAATGAATGGTTATGGTAG